The genomic window CCTACAAATGTGCGTTATTGGTTGATCTTTGATAATACAATATGATACAATATGATTAATCAAGTGTCGGGCACCGGTGTCCAGCCAAATACCCCTTCATAGTTCTTCGTTCTGAGACGTTCCTTTGTCTTGAGAAGCAGCTCCCTCCTTTGGAAGTCCGGTCGGCTCCACATCTTCAGGCACGGCGAAGGTGACGAGACCGCAGGGCCCGTTCATGTTCCTACAGAACAGGTCCTTCAGGGTGGTCGTCTTGACCAGGTTGAAGCCCACCTCCCCTCCGAACGTGCTGGGTTTCCACCACCCCGGGGAGCAGATGGGGTTGGACAGCGTGCCCGTGAAGGCGAACGTACTGCCCATCCTGACGAACATCTGGCTGAGGACGCTTCCCGGCATCGGGTTCTCAATCGCCCACCCAAAGTACAGCTCCACCGTGTCGATGTCTCCGTACGCCTCCTCCAGCTGCGCAGCCATCTCTGCGTCACCTGGAGAAGGGAAAAGGAGACAACTGAGTACGGATAAAGCTTAGCACTGTCTACGTATGCAGCTTTTTTCAAGTACATCCCTTTTACATAAACATGTAGCATGTATCGTTTTTAGCAAGATGGTAAATCCAAGATTGTTGTGGAAAGACAAACATTACACTTTCAGCCTAGAAGTTACCAGGCCCTTACCAGATAGCAATCGTAATAAACCAGATAGCCTAGTTAGTGACTCTGCTCTGAAAGTAGAGTCCGAATCACGGCTGTTGTTGCTCAACCGGCATGCTCGCTattggaaagggtcgcagtctttTGGACGTTTGATTgttcttgtcgaaaagagctactGCACCATGGGATTTCCAGTGGCAATCAACTGTATTTCTGAATttgctgtctatactgcacatagtgtctgtttttctgtcattGCCAGTGGAAGTTAAACTCTTCagcgagctaaactggttcgagagtACTTAACGCAGTAGTACTCAGTGCGTAGGCTTTTCTTACTCAAGTCGTACACACACCAACCTGCTGTAAGTTCCAGGAAGGTCTTGTATGGGGGCATGCCGAACCGTTTCCGGTACTGGTTCAGGGACTGCATCCTCAGCTTCCGCCCGGCCTTAATGGTCTCCACGGCGACCTTAAGATTGACAGGTCCGATGTTCCTTGGTCCGAACTGGAGGAAGGAAAATTATAACTTTTGTTATTGGAATGTCTCCGAAAGATTAACCAACAACGCAATACATTCTAGGCTctgagggcgatccgacccgcgggagtgCTGGTACCGAAGGtgatacaccgtgttgtattttgtactcacccaccaaaaaaaatatttcaatgtgaaatgcgcCAGAGGTTGAGAAAATTCTCCAACATAAAATTGCAACAAAGGCAATTCCAACGTTCCAATCGGTATTCCAATTTTCAACAGCGGCGCACTCCGTGCCGTAAATAAATACAACACGCACGGTGTATTCCTCATTACCCTCGgccccagccctcccgcgggttggGTTGGTATATCGGGTTATAttgaatacaccgtgttgtattctaaaaTTATCCCGGCACAGGTATGACATATGTGTATAGATGTGTTCCACTCACCCGTCCTGCTATCTGTCTGGACATGGCGTCCACCGTGGCGTTAAACCCGTGTTTTAAGACAATGTGGCTGTTGTACAGGTAGTCCTCCATGTCGTACGTGGTACCATCGATGTGGAACTGGTCAGGCATCAGTGCGTGCCAGTGGTACAAGTGGTTAAACTCCACAAATATCCGGTTCTGGTACTGGACCTTCTCTTCAAACAGCAGCTCCGGGTCCCAAAGCAGTTTGAAGTTTTTGCCAGCCAGGTGTTGGACGTACTCTTCGATGACGAATTTGATATTCTCACCTTgggaggtcaagggtcaaaggTTAGGGTCAATGTTTTGCGAATAGCAGATACAATCAACAGGAATTTGGTCAAAGCAAAAGGATACTAGGAAGGACGCTGCTGAATTAAATGATTTTTGTCTATTACTATATTTCATTGGTGTTTTGAAAACAAGGTCAAGTTCTAAAGAAATATCGCATATCAGAGTCACCTGTAATTTGAACAAATGCCAAGTTTTATCGCTTTGTAGAGTTACGTACAGTCTGGCTTATTGTAAACGTTTTTTCTTACCGATAAGAATGAGTCTGGCGGTCTGGAACAGCCGCTCGTCGTCCCAGTCAGGGTGCAGAtccttcatgacgtcacagaccCGGTTGTGCTCCCTCAGCCAAACCGTGGACCACACGAACAGTCCCGGCAGCAGCCCGAAGAACTCGTGCCCGAGGGCGAAGCGCTTCTCCTCGGGAACGTTCGGAGGGTAGAGCATGTGTACCGGGGCGTCCTGTAGACCGGGCGGGAACATCTCTCCATCCACCAGCTGGTACTTCAGCTTCCCGTCCCTGAAGGTGCGGAGTTGATGCTGCCGTTCGGTGGTCTCACCATAAACATGGCCCATGTCGACCTGGACAAAAGAGAGGGGAATAGGCCCTTATCAGCCTTTAGCTCCATCATCTTGGGCGTGTTGACTTCTTGCCAAACAGAGTGCCGAACTCTAGCAAAAATTAAGCATGCTATGTAAATGTGACTAGTGGTTTCTTTTGCTACCCAGTAACCTTACAAATTCTCCACCGTTTTTGTGGTCTCTATTTTATAAACGTGGACGCCCCGACCAGCTAGCTACATGGAGCACCAGAAATACGTACGATTCTGAATGAAGTGTAGGTTCCATTAGTGCTCTAAATGTGTTGATAATGAAAAGAGGATAGGAAACAGAACTGAACGGATACAAATCTTGAAAGAGAAAGACTATGGGAAAGCATGATTTTGAGAAGAACCCACCGCATGGTCGCTCCATGTGCGACCCGGTCCCTTCTTGAAGTCCGTCTTGAAGAACTGATGAGTGAAGTGCTGCGCCGTGAAGCCGAACAGTACGTTGGTGCGTCGGCTCGTGTCGGGGAGGAACGTCCTGCGCGCCAAGAATGTTTCTGCGAGATACTCGGCGGAGGGGAGCTCCTTACGGCCCTTGGTTCCCATAGGGGTGGGGCAGTCCGCGGGGACGGGGGGCAGAGCGCGGGTGTAGGAGGAC from Branchiostoma lanceolatum isolate klBraLanc5 chromosome 4, klBraLanc5.hap2, whole genome shotgun sequence includes these protein-coding regions:
- the LOC136432703 gene encoding prostaglandin G/H synthase 2-like, with translation MNIVCLIVVLLPALVAAVNPCCSFPCENQGVCMREGDGYTCDCTRTGYYGQNCQTPELGTVVRVALRPSDETLDHLLFNYKWLWNIINNIQALRNFLMRTLSKGYTGKVDSPPLYHTGHDYTTWDTYSDRSSYTRALPPVPADCPTPMGTKGRKELPSAEYLAETFLARRTFLPDTSRRTNVLFGFTAQHFTHQFFKTDFKKGPGRTWSDHAVDMGHVYGETTERQHQLRTFRDGKLKYQLVDGEMFPPGLQDAPVHMLYPPNVPEEKRFALGHEFFGLLPGLFVWSTVWLREHNRVCDVMKDLHPDWDDERLFQTARLILIGENIKFVIEEYVQHLAGKNFKLLWDPELLFEEKVQYQNRIFVEFNHLYHWHALMPDQFHIDGTTYDMEDYLYNSHIVLKHGFNATVDAMSRQIAGRFGPRNIGPVNLKVAVETIKAGRKLRMQSLNQYRKRFGMPPYKTFLELTAGDAEMAAQLEEAYGDIDTVELYFGWAIENPMPGSVLSQMFVRMGSTFAFTGTLSNPICSPGWWKPSTFGGEVGFNLVKTTTLKDLFCRNMNGPCGLVTFAVPEDVEPTGLPKEGAASQDKGTSQNEEL